A window of Candidatus Woesearchaeota archaeon genomic DNA:
GAGAACGAGCAAGGTATTTTAGTTTTAAGTTCTTATAATTCTAAATTTAAAGATTATTTAGATATTGAAATTTTGCGAGTGTATTCTTTACAGCATATGAAGCTTGAAGATGGTAAGAAGCTTGTTTTGGTTGGTAGTGAGAAAGATATGAGTGATATGATTAAGGAACATCCTGATTTAATTGGAAGAGATTTTAAGCCTTTGTCTAGAGAGGAACATACTAAATTTGGTTTTATTGATGTATTTGGTCATGATAATAAGGGTAATTTAGTTGTTGTTGAATGTAAGAGGTATACTGCAGGTTTAAGTGCTATTCAACAGCTAAGAAGGTATGTTGAGAAAATTGTTGAACTTAAGGGCATTAAAAGCGATTGTGTTAAGGGTGTTATTGCTGCTCCTGAGATTGCTCCTAATGCTAAGGAA
This region includes:
- the nucS gene encoding endonuclease NucS — translated: MDLNLFRLDVEKALAGNETISFFCRCKVKYSGRAEAELGDGDRLIVIKADNSILVHQPEGSSPINYMKNESSVVFDENEQGILVLSSYNSKFKDYLDIEILRVYSLQHMKLEDGKKLVLVGSEKDMSDMIKEHPDLIGRDFKPLSREEHTKFGFIDVFGHDNKGNLVVVECKRYTAGLSAIQQLRRYVEKIVELKGIKSDCVKGVIAAPEIAPNAKEMLEKWGFSFCAVNPPKRLERFNKDQKSLVDF